In the Drosophila biarmipes strain raj3 chromosome X, RU_DBia_V1.1, whole genome shotgun sequence genome, one interval contains:
- the LOC108023399 gene encoding active breakpoint cluster region-related protein isoform X1, with protein sequence MSVFDDFQRLWMQRFPQSSLSDAWEQDVRASLERHKLRILELSKELEQETLYVEYLERLLSDVEKYRASGGDPTALFEAASGSGSAGASSTNNASSTTNGAPPAGSAASVDKEFKSSLNLRESSTSAGGKDKDRLSLNTDNKYTATHTNAAEGGGSGSGSGTGAAAVASGPLHSAPATGKRIAELNFEREERDKDSGNEKDTNGALQQCITELAASIKAQPDNGAAGSSSSAGGGSAGGDVDKEANAAKQPLRKSTSQYVTVIQVKEAKDKEGDDGATSGVSDTQQQQPTPPSTFARYAEATAPPLSPSLTSYAAHVEAKKKMPPRPPPKNIRRVEPPTIPSQQQLSSSPKRETPFVGSTMPLPSSSGGSLSSDSPGNSLERNIKPSDILRQKSSENLDSKYAANRKTTPELGKFVNVNNPELMEELGRKMVGKTDSLEQAKRNDSSPSGGGSLGRTASTPGRSLTPGRTGVGASPTGSLNKTAKLAAADSSSTSSLEKKSRTCLQASDAEGGSANQRTVGSKESLASQGISEVIKSYESVSSLSSDSAKAAAASQQSAAAGGTAADNEPYYDSVPLDNGDGEYVFIKPGRTGSSSSRDDLSTPGSSTLPLATSVADPESPGRTSNYVNIDYFLQQSNETRSSSLDSDGEYEGPPILRTISHDDQTTSQTTPGALRKNLVSAILVCGNARGAKIRSILSSIIQSETIYVECLNKMMQYKKAIHATLNTSQPVIKEEEENTIFFKIDELHDLHTAFLSDLKTIVSHEGGDVLIGEPFRRLADMFDLYSAFLHNYKSAIETVKKCSANNPQFKKIVSTIVVNLQTEQSLTLEDLLHKPVARVQINALVFNDLLRETPNAHPDHQPLRQAQKIIQMFLNQFNVVNQRLPSESNRNLRRMVRNSFIVELVDGHRKLRHLFLFNDVIACAKYKALGRDRIDYELKWFIPLKEISIFEEADPAAELKESSPANISQVKRNLRSVRDQLAMEVANSGGGGVRSGDKYRRKLADLESQLVLATPNLVLRLGNKANNKTMTFFLSSDFERTQWIDSITSLKQKCNLPGANTINSLEVTAFIVAMQKGMKTEMGSYLMRNTNDESLLVGDLHMAVQGLGGLEQAADLYICIEVDSYGHYFRKATTKMVCRSQTPLWNESFMLELEGSQNVRILLYEAKERPLLRAKHILKLSLSWLTETTQPRTIKLSETLELGCSFRFVPGELCRATTKPGALFGAKMSQVLKREKRDIPFIISACIREVERRGMLEVGCYRVSGSASDLAKLKKAFESDAYEAEQLLREVDIHSVTGILKTFLRELPEALFTDQLYPRFFDTFSAFSNNNESTRINELLKVFEELPQVNKASINSILDHLIRVHEKEADNKMSLHNLAMVFGPTLLRPGQTQVKQKDPLAASTVDVMAQAGILYCFLQARIKKD encoded by the exons ATGAGCGTCTTCGACGACTTCCAGCGCCTGTGGATGCAGCGCTTCCCGCAGAGCTCGCTTTCGGACGCCTGGGAGCAGGACGTGCGCGCCAGTCTCGAGCGGCACAAGCTGCGCATCCTCGAGCTGAGCAAGGAGCTCGAGCAGGAGACGCTCTACGTGGAGTACCTGGAGCGGCTGCTGTCCGACGTGGAGAAGTACCGCGCCTCTGGCGGCGACCCCACCGCCCTCTTCGAGGCGGCCAGCGGCAGCGGAAGCGCAGGTGCGAGCAGCACCAACAAcgccagcagcaccaccaacGGAGCTCCGCCGGCGGGCAGCGCCGCCAGCGTGGACAAGGAGTTT AAATCTAGTTTAAATCTGCGCGAGTCCTCCACCTCGGCCGGCGGCAAGGACAaggaccgcctgtcccttaaCACGGACAACAAGTACACAGCAACACACACAAATGCCGCCGAAGGCGGCGGCAGTGGGAGTGGCAGCGGCACGGGAGCGGCAGCGGTGGCCAGCGGTCCGCTCCACTCGGCCCCAGCCACGGGCAAGCGGATAGCGGAGCTGAACTTCGAGCGGGAGGAGCGCGACAAGGACAGTGGCAACGAGAAGGACACCAACGGAGCCTTGCAGCAGTGCATCACCGAACTGGCGGCCTCCATAAAGGCCCAGCCGGACAATGGAGCAGCCgggtcatcatcatcggcggGAGGAGGATCAGCCGGTGGCGATGTCGATAAGGAGGCGAACGCCGCCAAACAGCCGTTGCGCAAGTCCACCTCGCAGTACGTCACCGTCATCCAGGTCAAGGAGGCCAAAGACAAGGAGGGCGACGATGGAGCCACCTCGGGGGTCAGTGacacacagcagcagcaacccaCGCCGCCCTCCACATTCGCTCGCTATGCGGAAGCCACGGCCCCTCCGCTGTCGCCGTCGCTCACTTCGTACGCCGCCCACGTGGAGGCCAAGAAGAAAATGCCACCCAG ACCTCCGCCAAAGAACATTCGGCGCGTGGAGCCGCCCACCATTcccagccagcagcagctgtcGTCCTCGCCCAAGAGAGAGACTCCCTTCGTGGGCAGCACCATGCCGCTGCCCAGCAGTTCCGGCGGCAGCCTCTCCTCCGACAGCCCGGGCAACTCGCTGGAGCGCAACATCAAGCCCTCGGACATTTTGCGCCAGAAGTCGTCCGAGAATCTGGACTCCAAGTATGCGGCGAATCGCAAGACCACACCGGAACTGGGCAAATTCGTCAACGTAAACAATCCGGAGCTGATGGAGGAACTGGGCCGCAAGATGGTGGGCAAGACAGACAGCTTGGAGCAGGCGAAGAGGAACGACTCCTCGCCCTCGGGCGGCGGCAGTCTAGGACGCACTGCCTCGACGCCGGGGCGATCGCTGACCCCGGGACGAACCGGCGTGGGCGCCTCGCCCACTGGTAGTCTGAACAAAACGGCCAAACTGGCAGCGGCGGACAGCAGTTCCACGAGCAGTCTGGAGAAGAAGTCGCGCACCTGCCTGCAGGCCAGCGATGCGGAGGGTGGATCGGCGAACCAGCGGACTGTGGGCTCCAAGGAGTCGCTGGCATCACAAGGCATATCAGAGGTG ATCAAGAGCTACGAGAGTGTTTCCTCGCTGAGTTCGGACAGCGCCAAGGCGGCGGCGGCCTCCCAGCAGTCGGCGGCAGCCGGCGGGACTGCAGCGGACAACGAGCCGTACTACGATAGCGTGCCGCTGGACAACGGCGATGGGGAGTACGTGTTCATCAAGCCCGGCCGCACCGGCTCCTCCTCCAGTCGCGACGACTTGTCGACGCCCGGCAGCAGCACCTTGCCCCTGGCGACCAGTGTGGCGGATCCCGAATCTCCAGGCAGGACCTCCAACTACGTCAACATCGACTACTTCCTACA GCAGAGCAACGAGACGAGATCTAGTTCGCTGGACAGCGACGGGGAGTACGAGGGTCCGCCGATATTGCGCACCATTTCGCACGACGACCAGACCACGTCACAAACAACGCCGGGAGCACTTCGCAAG AACTTAGTTTCAGCGATACTT GTTTGTGGAAACGCGCGCGGTGCCAAAATACGATCCATACTCAGCTCCATTATCCAGAGCGAGACGATCTACGTGGAGTGCCTCAACAAAATGATGCAG TACAAGAAGGCGATCCACGCAACCCTGAACACGTCGCAGCCTGTGatcaaggaggaggaggagaacaCGATCTTCTTCAAGATCGACGAGCTCCACGACCTGCACACCGCCTTCCTGTCCGACCTGAAGACCATAGTGTCCCACGAGGGCGGCGATGTGCTGATCGGGGAGCCCTTCCGCCGCCTGGCCGACATGTTCGACCTGTACAGCGCCTTCTTGCACAACTACAAGAGCGCCATCGAGACGGTGAAGAAGTGCAGCGCGAACAATCCGCAGTTCAAGAAGATCGTCTCGACCATTGTGGTCAACCTGCAGACGGAGCAGTCGCTGACGCTGGAGGATCTGCTGCACAAGCCGGTGGCCCGTGTGCAGATCAACGCCCTGGTgttcaacgatctgctgcgcgaGACCCCCAACGCCCATCCGGATCACCAGCCGCTGCGGCAGGCGCAGAAGATCATCCAGATGTTCCTCAACCAGTTCAATGTGGTCAACCAACGGCTGCCCAGCGAATCGAATCGCAACCTCAGACGCATGGTGCGCAACTCGTTCATTGTGGAGCTGGTCGACGGCCACCGCAAGCTGCGGCACCTCTTCCTGTTCAACGATGTGATTGCGTGCGCCAAGTACAAGGCGCTGGGCCGCGATCGCATCGACTACGAGCTCAAGTGGTTCATCCCGCTGAAGGAGATATCCATTTTCGAGGAGGCGGATCCGGCGGCCGAGCTGAAGGAATCTAGTCCAGCGAATATTTCGCAAGTGAAGCGCAACCTGCGCTCGGTTCGGGATCAACTGGCCATGGAGGTGGCCAACAGCGGGGGCGGCGGGGTGCGCTCCGGCGACAAGTACCGCCGCAAGCTGGCGGATCTGGAGTCGCAGCTGGTGCTGGCCACGCCCAACCTGGTGCTGCGGCTGGGCAACAAGGCCAACAACAAGACCATGACCTTCTTCCTCAGCTCGGACTTCGAGCGGACGCAGTGGATCGACTCGATCACGTCGCTCAAG CAAAAGTGCAACCTGCCCGGCGCCAACACCATCAACTCGCTGGAGGTCACCGCCTTCATTGTGGCCATGCAGAAGGGCATGAAGACTGAAATGGGTTCGTATCTGATGCGCAACACCAACGACGAGAGCCTGCTGGTCGGCGATCTGCACATGGCGGTCCAGGGACTGGGCGGCCTGGAGCAGGCGGCCGACCTGTACATCTGCATCGAGGTGGACTCGTACGGTCACTACTTCCGCAAGGCCACCACCAAGATGGTGTGCCGCAGCCAAACGCCGCTGTGGAACGAGAGCTTCATGCTGGAGCTGGAGGGCAGCCAGAATGTGCGCATCCTGCTCTACGAGGCCAAGGAGCGGCCGCTGCTCAGGGCCAAGCACATACTCAAG CTGAGCCTCAGCTGGCTGACGGAGACCACACAGCCGCGCACCATCAAGCTTAGTGAGACCCTGGAGCTGGGCTGCAGCTTCCGGTTCGTGCCCGGCGAGCTGTGCCGCGCCACCACCAAGCCGGGAGCGCTCTTCGGTGCCAAAATGAGTCAAGTATTAAA ACGCGAGAAACGCGACATTCCGTTCATCATCAGTGCCTGCATTCGGGAGGTGGAGCGGCGGGGGATGCTCGAGGTTGGCTGCTACCGCGTCAGCGGTTCCGCCTCTGATCTGGCCAAGCTCAAGAAGGCTTTTGAGTCGG ATGCCTACGAGGCGGAGCAGCTGCTGCGCGAGGTGGACATCCATTCGGTGACCGGCATTTTGAAGACCTTCCTGAGGGAGCTGCCCGAGGCCCTGTTCACGGACCAGCTGTATCCGCGATTCTTCGACACATTCAGCGcctttagcaacaacaacgaatcCACGCGAATCAACGAGCTGCTCAAGGTTTTCGAGGAGCTGCCGCAGGTCAACAAGGCCTCCATCAACTCGATTCTGGACCATCTAATAAG AGTCCACGAAAAGGAGGCGGACAACAAGATGTCGCTGCACAACCTGGCCATGGTGTTTGGGCCCACCCTGCTGCGGCCGGGCCAAACGCAGGTGAAGCAGAAGGATCCGCTGGCGGCCAGCACCGTGGATGTGATGGCCCAGGCCGGCATCCTCTACTGCTTCCTGCAGGCGCGCATCAAGAAGGATTAG
- the LOC108023399 gene encoding active breakpoint cluster region-related protein isoform X2, translating into MSVFDDFQRLWMQRFPQSSLSDAWEQDVRASLERHKLRILELSKELEQETLYVEYLERLLSDVEKYRASGGDPTALFEAASGSGSAGASSTNNASSTTNGAPPAGSAASVDKEFKSSLNLRESSTSAGGKDKDRLSLNTDNKYTATHTNAAEGGGSGSGSGTGAAAVASGPLHSAPATGKRIAELNFEREERDKDSGNEKDTNGALQQCITELAASIKAQPDNGAAGSSSSAGGGSAGGDVDKEANAAKQPLRKSTSQYVTVIQVKEAKDKEGDDGATSGVSDTQQQQPTPPSTFARYAEATAPPLSPSLTSYAAHVEAKKKMPPRPPPKNIRRVEPPTIPSQQQLSSSPKRETPFVGSTMPLPSSSGGSLSSDSPGNSLERNIKPSDILRQKSSENLDSKYAANRKTTPELGKFVNVNNPELMEELGRKMVGKTDSLEQAKRNDSSPSGGGSLGRTASTPGRSLTPGRTGVGASPTGSLNKTAKLAAADSSSTSSLEKKSRTCLQASDAEGGSANQRTVGSKESLASQGISEVIKSYESVSSLSSDSAKAAAASQQSAAAGGTAADNEPYYDSVPLDNGDGEYVFIKPGRTGSSSSRDDLSTPGSSTLPLATSVADPESPGRTSNYVNIDYFLQQSNETRSSSLDSDGEYEGPPILRTISHDDQTTSQTTPGALRKVCGNARGAKIRSILSSIIQSETIYVECLNKMMQYKKAIHATLNTSQPVIKEEEENTIFFKIDELHDLHTAFLSDLKTIVSHEGGDVLIGEPFRRLADMFDLYSAFLHNYKSAIETVKKCSANNPQFKKIVSTIVVNLQTEQSLTLEDLLHKPVARVQINALVFNDLLRETPNAHPDHQPLRQAQKIIQMFLNQFNVVNQRLPSESNRNLRRMVRNSFIVELVDGHRKLRHLFLFNDVIACAKYKALGRDRIDYELKWFIPLKEISIFEEADPAAELKESSPANISQVKRNLRSVRDQLAMEVANSGGGGVRSGDKYRRKLADLESQLVLATPNLVLRLGNKANNKTMTFFLSSDFERTQWIDSITSLKQKCNLPGANTINSLEVTAFIVAMQKGMKTEMGSYLMRNTNDESLLVGDLHMAVQGLGGLEQAADLYICIEVDSYGHYFRKATTKMVCRSQTPLWNESFMLELEGSQNVRILLYEAKERPLLRAKHILKLSLSWLTETTQPRTIKLSETLELGCSFRFVPGELCRATTKPGALFGAKMSQVLKREKRDIPFIISACIREVERRGMLEVGCYRVSGSASDLAKLKKAFESDAYEAEQLLREVDIHSVTGILKTFLRELPEALFTDQLYPRFFDTFSAFSNNNESTRINELLKVFEELPQVNKASINSILDHLIRVHEKEADNKMSLHNLAMVFGPTLLRPGQTQVKQKDPLAASTVDVMAQAGILYCFLQARIKKD; encoded by the exons ATGAGCGTCTTCGACGACTTCCAGCGCCTGTGGATGCAGCGCTTCCCGCAGAGCTCGCTTTCGGACGCCTGGGAGCAGGACGTGCGCGCCAGTCTCGAGCGGCACAAGCTGCGCATCCTCGAGCTGAGCAAGGAGCTCGAGCAGGAGACGCTCTACGTGGAGTACCTGGAGCGGCTGCTGTCCGACGTGGAGAAGTACCGCGCCTCTGGCGGCGACCCCACCGCCCTCTTCGAGGCGGCCAGCGGCAGCGGAAGCGCAGGTGCGAGCAGCACCAACAAcgccagcagcaccaccaacGGAGCTCCGCCGGCGGGCAGCGCCGCCAGCGTGGACAAGGAGTTT AAATCTAGTTTAAATCTGCGCGAGTCCTCCACCTCGGCCGGCGGCAAGGACAaggaccgcctgtcccttaaCACGGACAACAAGTACACAGCAACACACACAAATGCCGCCGAAGGCGGCGGCAGTGGGAGTGGCAGCGGCACGGGAGCGGCAGCGGTGGCCAGCGGTCCGCTCCACTCGGCCCCAGCCACGGGCAAGCGGATAGCGGAGCTGAACTTCGAGCGGGAGGAGCGCGACAAGGACAGTGGCAACGAGAAGGACACCAACGGAGCCTTGCAGCAGTGCATCACCGAACTGGCGGCCTCCATAAAGGCCCAGCCGGACAATGGAGCAGCCgggtcatcatcatcggcggGAGGAGGATCAGCCGGTGGCGATGTCGATAAGGAGGCGAACGCCGCCAAACAGCCGTTGCGCAAGTCCACCTCGCAGTACGTCACCGTCATCCAGGTCAAGGAGGCCAAAGACAAGGAGGGCGACGATGGAGCCACCTCGGGGGTCAGTGacacacagcagcagcaacccaCGCCGCCCTCCACATTCGCTCGCTATGCGGAAGCCACGGCCCCTCCGCTGTCGCCGTCGCTCACTTCGTACGCCGCCCACGTGGAGGCCAAGAAGAAAATGCCACCCAG ACCTCCGCCAAAGAACATTCGGCGCGTGGAGCCGCCCACCATTcccagccagcagcagctgtcGTCCTCGCCCAAGAGAGAGACTCCCTTCGTGGGCAGCACCATGCCGCTGCCCAGCAGTTCCGGCGGCAGCCTCTCCTCCGACAGCCCGGGCAACTCGCTGGAGCGCAACATCAAGCCCTCGGACATTTTGCGCCAGAAGTCGTCCGAGAATCTGGACTCCAAGTATGCGGCGAATCGCAAGACCACACCGGAACTGGGCAAATTCGTCAACGTAAACAATCCGGAGCTGATGGAGGAACTGGGCCGCAAGATGGTGGGCAAGACAGACAGCTTGGAGCAGGCGAAGAGGAACGACTCCTCGCCCTCGGGCGGCGGCAGTCTAGGACGCACTGCCTCGACGCCGGGGCGATCGCTGACCCCGGGACGAACCGGCGTGGGCGCCTCGCCCACTGGTAGTCTGAACAAAACGGCCAAACTGGCAGCGGCGGACAGCAGTTCCACGAGCAGTCTGGAGAAGAAGTCGCGCACCTGCCTGCAGGCCAGCGATGCGGAGGGTGGATCGGCGAACCAGCGGACTGTGGGCTCCAAGGAGTCGCTGGCATCACAAGGCATATCAGAGGTG ATCAAGAGCTACGAGAGTGTTTCCTCGCTGAGTTCGGACAGCGCCAAGGCGGCGGCGGCCTCCCAGCAGTCGGCGGCAGCCGGCGGGACTGCAGCGGACAACGAGCCGTACTACGATAGCGTGCCGCTGGACAACGGCGATGGGGAGTACGTGTTCATCAAGCCCGGCCGCACCGGCTCCTCCTCCAGTCGCGACGACTTGTCGACGCCCGGCAGCAGCACCTTGCCCCTGGCGACCAGTGTGGCGGATCCCGAATCTCCAGGCAGGACCTCCAACTACGTCAACATCGACTACTTCCTACA GCAGAGCAACGAGACGAGATCTAGTTCGCTGGACAGCGACGGGGAGTACGAGGGTCCGCCGATATTGCGCACCATTTCGCACGACGACCAGACCACGTCACAAACAACGCCGGGAGCACTTCGCAAG GTTTGTGGAAACGCGCGCGGTGCCAAAATACGATCCATACTCAGCTCCATTATCCAGAGCGAGACGATCTACGTGGAGTGCCTCAACAAAATGATGCAG TACAAGAAGGCGATCCACGCAACCCTGAACACGTCGCAGCCTGTGatcaaggaggaggaggagaacaCGATCTTCTTCAAGATCGACGAGCTCCACGACCTGCACACCGCCTTCCTGTCCGACCTGAAGACCATAGTGTCCCACGAGGGCGGCGATGTGCTGATCGGGGAGCCCTTCCGCCGCCTGGCCGACATGTTCGACCTGTACAGCGCCTTCTTGCACAACTACAAGAGCGCCATCGAGACGGTGAAGAAGTGCAGCGCGAACAATCCGCAGTTCAAGAAGATCGTCTCGACCATTGTGGTCAACCTGCAGACGGAGCAGTCGCTGACGCTGGAGGATCTGCTGCACAAGCCGGTGGCCCGTGTGCAGATCAACGCCCTGGTgttcaacgatctgctgcgcgaGACCCCCAACGCCCATCCGGATCACCAGCCGCTGCGGCAGGCGCAGAAGATCATCCAGATGTTCCTCAACCAGTTCAATGTGGTCAACCAACGGCTGCCCAGCGAATCGAATCGCAACCTCAGACGCATGGTGCGCAACTCGTTCATTGTGGAGCTGGTCGACGGCCACCGCAAGCTGCGGCACCTCTTCCTGTTCAACGATGTGATTGCGTGCGCCAAGTACAAGGCGCTGGGCCGCGATCGCATCGACTACGAGCTCAAGTGGTTCATCCCGCTGAAGGAGATATCCATTTTCGAGGAGGCGGATCCGGCGGCCGAGCTGAAGGAATCTAGTCCAGCGAATATTTCGCAAGTGAAGCGCAACCTGCGCTCGGTTCGGGATCAACTGGCCATGGAGGTGGCCAACAGCGGGGGCGGCGGGGTGCGCTCCGGCGACAAGTACCGCCGCAAGCTGGCGGATCTGGAGTCGCAGCTGGTGCTGGCCACGCCCAACCTGGTGCTGCGGCTGGGCAACAAGGCCAACAACAAGACCATGACCTTCTTCCTCAGCTCGGACTTCGAGCGGACGCAGTGGATCGACTCGATCACGTCGCTCAAG CAAAAGTGCAACCTGCCCGGCGCCAACACCATCAACTCGCTGGAGGTCACCGCCTTCATTGTGGCCATGCAGAAGGGCATGAAGACTGAAATGGGTTCGTATCTGATGCGCAACACCAACGACGAGAGCCTGCTGGTCGGCGATCTGCACATGGCGGTCCAGGGACTGGGCGGCCTGGAGCAGGCGGCCGACCTGTACATCTGCATCGAGGTGGACTCGTACGGTCACTACTTCCGCAAGGCCACCACCAAGATGGTGTGCCGCAGCCAAACGCCGCTGTGGAACGAGAGCTTCATGCTGGAGCTGGAGGGCAGCCAGAATGTGCGCATCCTGCTCTACGAGGCCAAGGAGCGGCCGCTGCTCAGGGCCAAGCACATACTCAAG CTGAGCCTCAGCTGGCTGACGGAGACCACACAGCCGCGCACCATCAAGCTTAGTGAGACCCTGGAGCTGGGCTGCAGCTTCCGGTTCGTGCCCGGCGAGCTGTGCCGCGCCACCACCAAGCCGGGAGCGCTCTTCGGTGCCAAAATGAGTCAAGTATTAAA ACGCGAGAAACGCGACATTCCGTTCATCATCAGTGCCTGCATTCGGGAGGTGGAGCGGCGGGGGATGCTCGAGGTTGGCTGCTACCGCGTCAGCGGTTCCGCCTCTGATCTGGCCAAGCTCAAGAAGGCTTTTGAGTCGG ATGCCTACGAGGCGGAGCAGCTGCTGCGCGAGGTGGACATCCATTCGGTGACCGGCATTTTGAAGACCTTCCTGAGGGAGCTGCCCGAGGCCCTGTTCACGGACCAGCTGTATCCGCGATTCTTCGACACATTCAGCGcctttagcaacaacaacgaatcCACGCGAATCAACGAGCTGCTCAAGGTTTTCGAGGAGCTGCCGCAGGTCAACAAGGCCTCCATCAACTCGATTCTGGACCATCTAATAAG AGTCCACGAAAAGGAGGCGGACAACAAGATGTCGCTGCACAACCTGGCCATGGTGTTTGGGCCCACCCTGCTGCGGCCGGGCCAAACGCAGGTGAAGCAGAAGGATCCGCTGGCGGCCAGCACCGTGGATGTGATGGCCCAGGCCGGCATCCTCTACTGCTTCCTGCAGGCGCGCATCAAGAAGGATTAG